The genomic interval aggagttggtgtCTCTTGACATGTATGCATCGACTCGAACCCGAAGAAAGACAACTAAAACCACCGTCACTAACCCAACGGTCACTAACCCAACGGTCATTAACACCACGGTTAATAACCCTACGGTTGACACCCCTACGGTTAACAGCACCGCGGTTACCACTGAGATCAAGGTAACACCGTCAAAGGCGCCAGGCACAGATGAGATCAAATTGAATCCACCCACCAAGAGAAAGGCGTCCACCGAAACACCTCGTGACTTGGAATCATCTCCTAGGAAATTGGCGAGGAATGGCCGCGCACCAGAGGCGCCTTCTAGTCCTGAGAAAATGCCCACCGAGAAACAGGTGGGTCAACCCCCGGTTACTCAGAAAGAGCCCCCAGTTTCCCAGCCAGTGCCCCCTGTTACTCAAAAAGTGTCCCCGGTTCCTcagacaccacccccggTTACTCAGACAGAGGTGCCGGCTACTCAGACAGAGAAAGTAACCCAGGCAGACCCGAACTCTTCtaccagcagcagtggcaTTGGTTCTGTCAGCATTGGCAGCTCCAACTTTGCAAGCCCCGCGGGAAGCGAGAAAAATGACAGCACCGGTGGCATCAGTTCTCTCAACGGTGGCTTTAACTCTGAGAAGAACCCCAGCTCTCCTCGTTCTCCCGACAAGCCTCCTAGTGATTCTGGGTCCGACTCTAACCCTCGAAATCTTGACCGAGCCCCTTTCCCAGCTCATACTAATGGTTTCCTTACTGCTCTCGTTTCCCTGCTCGAGATTGCTGACAATGTTCGCAGCTTGAAGCAGACAATTGATGAAACGCCTGGGGTGTCTCCTAACTGGGCCGACTCCGAGCGGTACACCCGCTACTCCTCGTCCACTGAATCAAGCCTCTACAGGTTCTAGTAGGTCTTGTGattttcatcatcaccattcTCTACCAAGCAACGTGATGCAGAAAAGCAGTTAGCTAAAACAATAGATATTGGTTCTTCAATGCGCAATGAAGCGTCTTTTGACAAGTCCCCTCGCCCCACATCTCGCTCTGTGAAgaagtcgtcgtcgtcgtggtcTAAAAGCAAGTCCAACCTTCCTGTAACTTctgacaaccaccaccaccgtgaTGCCACACGCCCGATCAGAGCTTCGGTCGCTCGCGTCTACGAGACCGACTCTTCAGCAACAcccacaccacacccaccaccattaaAACCCGGCGTCTTCAAAAGGgcctccccatcttcaacagAAATACATCCTTCCCATCGGGACCGGTACACCGGCCGTAGGAGACAGTCGCCCTTGCCAGAGTTGACAACCCCCCGAGGAGGAAGttacctcttcttcctcctcatcggacagccaacccccctctgcaccccaaccccaaccccaaacccaacccaaacccaaacccaaacccccttaACGTTAACTCACCCGCGAAACCCACTCCAGAATCCAACCGACGGCAATCCTCCGCCCAGACCGGatcaaaaccccctccccgcatCACCGTAGAAAATCTCCCCCGGGAGCCCGTCATGTCAACAGTGGTTAACTCGCGCACCCCGCTCCCCATCTCGAAGCCAGAGCCTGTCAGGGAAAGGATCATCCACGTGAACCTTACCCCTAGGTTTCAGAGTTTAAAGTCACGGTGCAGTTCCTGATCAAGAATGAGGGCGGGCAGAGGAGAGCGAGGGCTGAATTGAGGTATCGGTTGAGACGGGTGCAGATTCATGCCCGGAGggcggtgttggagagggcgatTGATGAGATTTtggcgggggcggaggaggagcggagggttaggagggaggtggggggaggggggggggggtggaatAGCTCGGATGTTGAGATTGGGGAGAGAGGTGGGGAGACGGGTGACGAGACAGATTGAGAGGATAGTCAGGATGAGGGCGGCAGCCCAGAGATCGGCACAGGGGGTAACAAGGACGATAAGCCGGAGCCAACGCCGGTGCTGGATGCATTCGGGGTTCTAAGGCGTAAGGACAGCAGCGACTCTGATGTTTCTATGAGCGATCTGCCGTCTCCCCGACGAATTGCAGTGTCGACTTTTCGGTCGACGGCGAGGTTACCATTTTGGACGCCTCGTACGAGGACCCGAACGAGACTGGTGTTGCACAGCAGTCCGAACATCTCAGCAATCCTGAGACCCCGAAGCGTCCTGAGACCCCTAAGCTGCCCGGGAAATCGAGCGATACCCAGAACCTCAAGCACCCTGAGGCCTCTACACCTACTACTATTCCCAGCCGCCTTGAGAAACCCGTCGACCTTGAAAACTCGAAGCCCCCAGAGCCCACTGCGCTCCCTGACATTCATCCGCCCCCCGAGCCTACTACAACCCTCAAGCCTACCACACCCCCTCAGGGTTCCGGACTTCAACTTACCAGATGAGTTGGCAAATAAGCCCGACTTCGACGAATAGCTATCTCTTATT from Podospora pseudoanserina strain CBS 124.78 chromosome 6, whole genome shotgun sequence carries:
- a CDS encoding hypothetical protein (antiSMASH:Cluster_4), producing MAPKRNNNKAPKAPKAPKAPKNHKTTSKVKKVQAPITTRVTRSRARESGEELVSLDIPTVNSTAVTTEIKASTETPRDLESSPRKLARNGRAPEAPSSPEKMPTEKQTIDETPGVSPNWADSERYTRYSSSTESSLYRF
- a CDS encoding hypothetical protein (antiSMASH:Cluster_4); its protein translation is MSDLPSPRRIAVSTFRSTARLPFWTPRTRTRTRLVLHSSPNISAILRPRSVLRPLSCPGNRAIPRTSSTLRPLHLLLFPAALRNPSTLKTRSPQSPLRSLTFIRPPSLLQPSSLPHPLRVPDFNLPDELANKPDFDE